CCATTACTTGAGGAAAAAACGCCTCTAATTGTTTGATGGCTTCTTTGCCCAAGGGAGTATCCTCAAAGTAAATGTTTTTCAATTGGGTAAGGTTTTGTAGTTCGTCGGGAAGTTGACTAAATCTATTCCCTTCAATATTTAAGTGTTGTATTTCAGGAAACAAACCTATCTCAGGGGGTAAAGCTGAAAGGTTCATGTGGTACAAGTCTAAGAAACCACCCCCCTTCATCCGCTGAGACAGTACCTGTTGGGCGGGCAGTAGTTTGTTTTCCAGACAATAAGCCGCCAGTTTACCAGTTTGTTCAAACATCAATGTTACCAGTAGTGGAGCATCAATGTCTGGATGGTCTTCAGCAATGGCAAGTATTCGGTTTATAGTATCATCATTATATACCAACCCTCCATAATACCTAAAAGCCAATGGTAGTTTATGCAGTGCAGTGGTGGCATCTTTGATGGTAGCATCATCGTGGTAAATCAACAAAACAGCGCAAAGGTGAGTCACTAGTGCAGGCACCATTCCACCTCCTTTAATCAGGCTCAAGGCAAGCTCTACATTTTCTTTTTGTCCGCTTTCTATCAATTGCTTGATTTGTGTGACTGCGTTCTGGTCATTTT
This is a stretch of genomic DNA from Microscilla marina ATCC 23134. It encodes these proteins:
- a CDS encoding tetratricopeptide repeat protein, encoding MNPQDYLKNDQNAVTQIKQLIESGQKENVELALSLIKGGGMVPALVTHLCAVLLIYHDDATIKDATTALHKLPLAFRYYGGLVYNDDTINRILAIAEDHPDIDAPLLVTLMFEQTGKLAAYCLENKLLPAQQVLSQRMKGGGFLDLYHMNLSALPPEIGLFPEIQHLNIEGNRFSQLPDELQNLTQLKNIYFEDTPLGKEAIKQLEAFFPQVMAEHYCQKGSKVIYTSNHLWNDYEEALQYITKATILVPHNAYYLTQKAGVLRKMKQYQTSIEILEQALALYEVESLSGKYKKEVIYNDLGIAYIRLGKYAKAHQAYNQALQIAPNYDSAWYNRACVYALEQHKTNMLSCLTKAICLRSTFKIEARQDFDFSNFRQDPDFKKLVGE